In Citrus sinensis cultivar Valencia sweet orange chromosome 2, DVS_A1.0, whole genome shotgun sequence, a single genomic region encodes these proteins:
- the LOC102608861 gene encoding uncharacterized protein LOC102608861 isoform X3, which produces MKVLRKMEQQKRPISILRHFVPTVLLLSAVFFIGCAFVVTGSKETQWRPRGSETLPSGIVARTSDYEMRSLSGKGNKKNSKTSMSLLAIAAGIKQKESVNKIVKKFPPSDFVVMLFHYDGVVDAWRDLEWSAHAIHVSAINQTKWWFAKRFLHPDIISDYAYVFLWDEDLGVDNFNGKRYISIVKEEGLEISQPALDPDLSELHHHLTVRNNRTRVHRKIHKLISGGRKCDVNSTKPPCAGFVEMMAPVFSIASWRCAWHMIQNDLVHAWGVDFQLGYCGQGDPTKSIGIVDAEYIVHYGLPTLGGLVAKKTSSSLHQSAAREEVRNRSYVELEIFKNRWRSSVKDDDCWVDLLEQSK; this is translated from the exons ATGAAAGTTTTGCGTAAG ATGGAACAGCAGAAGAGGCCGATATCAATTCTTCGACATTTCGTCCCTACCGTTCTTTTGCTCTCTGCGGTTTTCTTCATCGGTTGTGCCTTTGTAGTCACAGGCTCTAAAGAG ACTCAGTGGAGACCACGTGGCAGCGAGACACTACCTAGTGGTATCGTCGCTAGGACATCTGACTATGAAATGCGATCATTATCAGGCAAAGGGAACAAAAAG AACTCGAAGACATCAATGAGCTTATTAGCCATTGCAGCTGGAATAAAGCAGAAGGAAAGTGTGAACAAAATTGTCAAGAAG TTTCCACCAAGTGATTTTGTGGTGATGCTTTTTCATTATGATGGCGTTGTGGATGCTTGGAGGGATTTGGAATGGAGTGCCCATGCCATCCATGTCTCTGCTATTAACCAAACTAAATG GTGGTTCGCTAAGCGTTTCTTGCATCCTGATATTATCTCGGACTATGCCTACGTTTTCCTATGGGATGAAGACCTTGGCGTTGATAATTTCAATGGTAAAAG ATACATTTCAATTGTTAAAGAAGAAGGGCTTGAGATATCCCAGCCAGCACTTGATCCTGATCTATCTGAGCTACATCATCATCTTACAGTGCGTAACAACAGAACAAGAGTGCACAG GAAGATTCACAAGTTGATTAGTGGTGGAAGGAAATGTGATGTAAATAGCACCAAGCCTCCTTGCGCAGG GTTTGTAGAAATGATGGCACCTGTTTTCTCAATAGCGTCCTGGCGTTGTGCATGGCATATGATTCAG AATGACTTGGTTCATGCATGGGGAGTGGACTTTCAGCTGGGTTATTGTGGACAG GGTGATCCAACAAAGAGCATAGGCATTGTGGATGCCGAGTACATTGTTCATTATGGTCTTCCTACGCTCGGAGGTCTGGTTGCAAAGAAG ACATCATCATCGTTGCATCAGTCGGCAGCTAGAGAAGAG GTGAGAAACCGGTCCTATGTTGAATTAGAGATCTTTAAGAACAGATGGAGAAGTTCTGTTAAGGATGATGACTGTTGGGTTGATTTATTAGAACAATCAAAATAG
- the LOC102608861 gene encoding uncharacterized protein LOC102608861 isoform X1, with protein MKVLRKMEQQKRPISILRHFVPTVLLLSAVFFIGCAFVVTGSKEQRNSLWRVLRRSRMCETQWRPRGSETLPSGIVARTSDYEMRSLSGKGNKKNSKTSMSLLAIAAGIKQKESVNKIVKKFPPSDFVVMLFHYDGVVDAWRDLEWSAHAIHVSAINQTKWWFAKRFLHPDIISDYAYVFLWDEDLGVDNFNGKRYISIVKEEGLEISQPALDPDLSELHHHLTVRNNRTRVHRKIHKLISGGRKCDVNSTKPPCAGFVEMMAPVFSIASWRCAWHMIQNDLVHAWGVDFQLGYCGQGDPTKSIGIVDAEYIVHYGLPTLGGLVAKKTSSSLHQSAAREEVRNRSYVELEIFKNRWRSSVKDDDCWVDLLEQSK; from the exons ATGAAAGTTTTGCGTAAG ATGGAACAGCAGAAGAGGCCGATATCAATTCTTCGACATTTCGTCCCTACCGTTCTTTTGCTCTCTGCGGTTTTCTTCATCGGTTGTGCCTTTGTAGTCACAGGCTCTAAAGAG caGAGGAATTCGCTATGGAGAGTGCTTAGGAGGTCTAGGATGTGTGAG ACTCAGTGGAGACCACGTGGCAGCGAGACACTACCTAGTGGTATCGTCGCTAGGACATCTGACTATGAAATGCGATCATTATCAGGCAAAGGGAACAAAAAG AACTCGAAGACATCAATGAGCTTATTAGCCATTGCAGCTGGAATAAAGCAGAAGGAAAGTGTGAACAAAATTGTCAAGAAG TTTCCACCAAGTGATTTTGTGGTGATGCTTTTTCATTATGATGGCGTTGTGGATGCTTGGAGGGATTTGGAATGGAGTGCCCATGCCATCCATGTCTCTGCTATTAACCAAACTAAATG GTGGTTCGCTAAGCGTTTCTTGCATCCTGATATTATCTCGGACTATGCCTACGTTTTCCTATGGGATGAAGACCTTGGCGTTGATAATTTCAATGGTAAAAG ATACATTTCAATTGTTAAAGAAGAAGGGCTTGAGATATCCCAGCCAGCACTTGATCCTGATCTATCTGAGCTACATCATCATCTTACAGTGCGTAACAACAGAACAAGAGTGCACAG GAAGATTCACAAGTTGATTAGTGGTGGAAGGAAATGTGATGTAAATAGCACCAAGCCTCCTTGCGCAGG GTTTGTAGAAATGATGGCACCTGTTTTCTCAATAGCGTCCTGGCGTTGTGCATGGCATATGATTCAG AATGACTTGGTTCATGCATGGGGAGTGGACTTTCAGCTGGGTTATTGTGGACAG GGTGATCCAACAAAGAGCATAGGCATTGTGGATGCCGAGTACATTGTTCATTATGGTCTTCCTACGCTCGGAGGTCTGGTTGCAAAGAAG ACATCATCATCGTTGCATCAGTCGGCAGCTAGAGAAGAG GTGAGAAACCGGTCCTATGTTGAATTAGAGATCTTTAAGAACAGATGGAGAAGTTCTGTTAAGGATGATGACTGTTGGGTTGATTTATTAGAACAATCAAAATAG
- the LOC102608861 gene encoding uncharacterized protein LOC102608861 isoform X4: protein MEQQKRPISILRHFVPTVLLLSAVFFIGCAFVVTGSKETQWRPRGSETLPSGIVARTSDYEMRSLSGKGNKKNSKTSMSLLAIAAGIKQKESVNKIVKKFPPSDFVVMLFHYDGVVDAWRDLEWSAHAIHVSAINQTKWWFAKRFLHPDIISDYAYVFLWDEDLGVDNFNGKRYISIVKEEGLEISQPALDPDLSELHHHLTVRNNRTRVHRKIHKLISGGRKCDVNSTKPPCAGFVEMMAPVFSIASWRCAWHMIQNDLVHAWGVDFQLGYCGQGDPTKSIGIVDAEYIVHYGLPTLGGLVAKKTSSSLHQSAAREEVRNRSYVELEIFKNRWRSSVKDDDCWVDLLEQSK from the exons ATGGAACAGCAGAAGAGGCCGATATCAATTCTTCGACATTTCGTCCCTACCGTTCTTTTGCTCTCTGCGGTTTTCTTCATCGGTTGTGCCTTTGTAGTCACAGGCTCTAAAGAG ACTCAGTGGAGACCACGTGGCAGCGAGACACTACCTAGTGGTATCGTCGCTAGGACATCTGACTATGAAATGCGATCATTATCAGGCAAAGGGAACAAAAAG AACTCGAAGACATCAATGAGCTTATTAGCCATTGCAGCTGGAATAAAGCAGAAGGAAAGTGTGAACAAAATTGTCAAGAAG TTTCCACCAAGTGATTTTGTGGTGATGCTTTTTCATTATGATGGCGTTGTGGATGCTTGGAGGGATTTGGAATGGAGTGCCCATGCCATCCATGTCTCTGCTATTAACCAAACTAAATG GTGGTTCGCTAAGCGTTTCTTGCATCCTGATATTATCTCGGACTATGCCTACGTTTTCCTATGGGATGAAGACCTTGGCGTTGATAATTTCAATGGTAAAAG ATACATTTCAATTGTTAAAGAAGAAGGGCTTGAGATATCCCAGCCAGCACTTGATCCTGATCTATCTGAGCTACATCATCATCTTACAGTGCGTAACAACAGAACAAGAGTGCACAG GAAGATTCACAAGTTGATTAGTGGTGGAAGGAAATGTGATGTAAATAGCACCAAGCCTCCTTGCGCAGG GTTTGTAGAAATGATGGCACCTGTTTTCTCAATAGCGTCCTGGCGTTGTGCATGGCATATGATTCAG AATGACTTGGTTCATGCATGGGGAGTGGACTTTCAGCTGGGTTATTGTGGACAG GGTGATCCAACAAAGAGCATAGGCATTGTGGATGCCGAGTACATTGTTCATTATGGTCTTCCTACGCTCGGAGGTCTGGTTGCAAAGAAG ACATCATCATCGTTGCATCAGTCGGCAGCTAGAGAAGAG GTGAGAAACCGGTCCTATGTTGAATTAGAGATCTTTAAGAACAGATGGAGAAGTTCTGTTAAGGATGATGACTGTTGGGTTGATTTATTAGAACAATCAAAATAG
- the LOC102608861 gene encoding uncharacterized protein LOC102608861 isoform X2: MKVLRKMEQQKRPISILRHFVPTVLLLSAVFFIGCAFVVTGSKERNSLWRVLRRSRMCETQWRPRGSETLPSGIVARTSDYEMRSLSGKGNKKNSKTSMSLLAIAAGIKQKESVNKIVKKFPPSDFVVMLFHYDGVVDAWRDLEWSAHAIHVSAINQTKWWFAKRFLHPDIISDYAYVFLWDEDLGVDNFNGKRYISIVKEEGLEISQPALDPDLSELHHHLTVRNNRTRVHRKIHKLISGGRKCDVNSTKPPCAGFVEMMAPVFSIASWRCAWHMIQNDLVHAWGVDFQLGYCGQGDPTKSIGIVDAEYIVHYGLPTLGGLVAKKTSSSLHQSAAREEVRNRSYVELEIFKNRWRSSVKDDDCWVDLLEQSK, translated from the exons ATGAAAGTTTTGCGTAAG ATGGAACAGCAGAAGAGGCCGATATCAATTCTTCGACATTTCGTCCCTACCGTTCTTTTGCTCTCTGCGGTTTTCTTCATCGGTTGTGCCTTTGTAGTCACAGGCTCTAAAGAG AGGAATTCGCTATGGAGAGTGCTTAGGAGGTCTAGGATGTGTGAG ACTCAGTGGAGACCACGTGGCAGCGAGACACTACCTAGTGGTATCGTCGCTAGGACATCTGACTATGAAATGCGATCATTATCAGGCAAAGGGAACAAAAAG AACTCGAAGACATCAATGAGCTTATTAGCCATTGCAGCTGGAATAAAGCAGAAGGAAAGTGTGAACAAAATTGTCAAGAAG TTTCCACCAAGTGATTTTGTGGTGATGCTTTTTCATTATGATGGCGTTGTGGATGCTTGGAGGGATTTGGAATGGAGTGCCCATGCCATCCATGTCTCTGCTATTAACCAAACTAAATG GTGGTTCGCTAAGCGTTTCTTGCATCCTGATATTATCTCGGACTATGCCTACGTTTTCCTATGGGATGAAGACCTTGGCGTTGATAATTTCAATGGTAAAAG ATACATTTCAATTGTTAAAGAAGAAGGGCTTGAGATATCCCAGCCAGCACTTGATCCTGATCTATCTGAGCTACATCATCATCTTACAGTGCGTAACAACAGAACAAGAGTGCACAG GAAGATTCACAAGTTGATTAGTGGTGGAAGGAAATGTGATGTAAATAGCACCAAGCCTCCTTGCGCAGG GTTTGTAGAAATGATGGCACCTGTTTTCTCAATAGCGTCCTGGCGTTGTGCATGGCATATGATTCAG AATGACTTGGTTCATGCATGGGGAGTGGACTTTCAGCTGGGTTATTGTGGACAG GGTGATCCAACAAAGAGCATAGGCATTGTGGATGCCGAGTACATTGTTCATTATGGTCTTCCTACGCTCGGAGGTCTGGTTGCAAAGAAG ACATCATCATCGTTGCATCAGTCGGCAGCTAGAGAAGAG GTGAGAAACCGGTCCTATGTTGAATTAGAGATCTTTAAGAACAGATGGAGAAGTTCTGTTAAGGATGATGACTGTTGGGTTGATTTATTAGAACAATCAAAATAG